A region of Reichenbachiella carrageenanivorans DNA encodes the following proteins:
- a CDS encoding T9SS type A sorting domain-containing protein, with translation MKNILTIVFLLSLTCTGFGQYSLIKDKWDASYSIQGGLDVANVAFSSTGEVYVFGTNFTGGDHNAILVKYDANGNYQWDASYSSSYGNSEDFAVKVALDEDDNIFTVTNINPDDDQNTSVANGFIIHKYNDAGTLLSEYENVNDYTVKYGPKAYDFNLQHIIGNEPNYLYLATTRLESGGMGLAARLWRFDNSLNVDASSSYDSELDDIPLSLSGVSIYFKNNSTIRYATWNHYFESGEDPESTPSGYDVGSSIDKLIKFDRWYLLKLANGQYHIRRNSTNSVTYDISYTFTDIYDTGSEMLLTGSKTVSGHEEMVLLVLNRDTGALIEEKVLDADHGTASSVGVSVFIGFGNKITVLGNVVEDGVQYPGLVTFDEDTYEQIEISKYTSSASSPITHAYEGINQANILIGSSGSSTKIYALCMASFAITLGSDKTATIGETVVLKEGVTNRPNVTYLWSTGATTQTISVTEGGTYSLTVYSEYGCPVSDEINVTFVAAPPGGPKLLEPVISSVDPISPVIQFSWKNDDPDAVDHVLAYDPNWNPNPGTYIIAYNGPNTSYDFEISALADSEYDLAFWSENSDNVGSSLQKMTLNACSDYDMSTLGTYLSESSLNGPSEVTDEGGTFTYYLGGSHGPDLAGSFFDWDLPEGWELDSYNETQITVAVPADANSGQVGVRIVNPCSGEATSYLTREVYIIKDQTIDFPEPDARQVGAAPFDLGATASSGLAVTYDASPTDILEISNGIATALKAGTVTVTASQAGNSEWNAAPQVQQTLTVSKGDDVITFNELDNVVWNADNFDLDDLASSKSGRQITWAGTDDQIAMILSLGSVDPKKPGAITITASLAGNDDWNAAPSVQQTLTVEKANQTITFLPFPGTTTDDEELYFSEYISITSGLVTTKHSSNTSVATVDGGALTIQGAGTTIITASQAGNEFYNAAENQQQTLTVTQVSNIAFTEGSPTISHYHSGIYRLALETTDDGYVYYIVEPSGGTAPTAAQIQSGRNADGDVVFRSDADEIFAGSETTLDIYGLEESTAYDVYLVLESADNELQPSVTKLSLTTETLSSLAWSAGYPQFEYFCCDTYRLLLQLTENGNVYYVVEPEGSDEPTAEQIQNGNNASGSSAFKSGSAYSLVAGEEYSQAQISGLSESTAYDIYLVVADEEYNVSPNVTKMEVMTGDYSAPEWSEGYPQMGTISSLEANVAIDLEEETGMVYYAVFRSSSTTHFPANLKNGSNYQALDEGSVSASAPNFTLSNLSEGTDYDVWLVAEDASENLQSTATKIDFTTIDDIHPVFDEGYPELSSINETAIEIQARLDEQVTIYAVAQISGNPTPTAAQVVAGEDYQGQPAAGAVNSEGDALGTHVFVEITELTSQVAYDIFVVAKDPHSNTTDPVKLTATTSDQTAPIVTPTYLTQIEVTETTATFSFSLNEAGTFYYVLDPNDGSTPSPTQVMNGQIGSGESAPSSENIVVLADQTYEFELTGLTAASEYEVYFVAKDENDNVSEYTYSSYFETSDSTPPVFTSTPEITAVSKMEISLTANINEYGSVHAAIITEEAPIPSVADLANQNIDGAIYQGSSSPEYISIFATLELGITYQLVLVAEDESGNLQETVTVLDFTVPDDRIDQVITFELASEATVGDPNLPLNASNNSGMDIYFKSSDEDIAIIVTTQEGMQIQIIGGGTVEITAYNEGDLTHKPGEASKLLTVAKLEQTINFTTIGDKALEDSPIALQASASSNLTVEFVLLEGNGVISGNELTINETGLFKVEAIQTGNNQYDAALSVIQIFEVAAPPVTAVAHELLNHVRIYPVPFTSSFSIALPDQIEGQYKLTINSLNGTRVYQAELNSNELRHEVTELSQIPSGIYLVQLSQNNQVKTYKLIKSNE, from the coding sequence ATGAAAAACATACTCACTATCGTTTTCCTACTATCCTTGACCTGTACGGGTTTCGGACAATATAGTCTCATCAAAGACAAATGGGACGCCAGCTACTCTATTCAAGGAGGACTTGATGTGGCAAATGTGGCCTTCAGTTCTACGGGAGAAGTTTACGTTTTTGGAACCAATTTTACAGGCGGGGATCATAATGCCATCTTGGTCAAATATGATGCCAACGGCAACTACCAATGGGACGCATCCTATTCATCGTCATATGGTAACTCTGAGGATTTTGCCGTGAAGGTGGCGCTGGACGAAGATGATAATATTTTCACTGTGACCAACATTAACCCTGACGATGACCAGAATACCAGCGTTGCAAACGGTTTTATAATTCATAAGTACAATGACGCTGGAACACTGCTTTCAGAGTATGAAAATGTAAATGATTATACCGTAAAGTATGGACCAAAAGCATATGATTTCAATCTACAACATATCATAGGTAATGAACCAAACTATCTGTACCTCGCTACGACCAGATTAGAATCTGGTGGCATGGGTCTTGCTGCACGGCTGTGGCGATTTGATAATTCGCTAAATGTAGACGCCAGTTCATCATACGATAGTGAACTGGATGATATTCCATTAAGCTTGAGCGGGGTCTCCATATATTTTAAAAACAATTCCACTATACGATACGCAACTTGGAATCATTATTTTGAAAGTGGTGAGGACCCTGAAAGTACTCCGAGTGGTTATGATGTGGGATCGTCCATAGATAAACTAATAAAATTTGATAGATGGTATTTACTAAAGCTTGCCAATGGACAGTATCATATTCGGAGGAATAGTACAAATAGTGTGACGTATGATATTTCATACACTTTTACGGATATATATGATACGGGTAGTGAAATGCTCCTCACAGGATCCAAAACGGTTTCTGGACATGAAGAGATGGTGTTATTGGTTCTTAATAGAGATACAGGCGCATTGATAGAAGAAAAGGTGCTGGATGCCGATCATGGCACAGCTAGTTCTGTTGGTGTAAGTGTTTTTATTGGGTTTGGGAATAAAATAACTGTATTAGGCAATGTGGTAGAGGACGGGGTTCAATACCCTGGCTTAGTCACTTTCGACGAAGATACTTATGAGCAAATCGAGATTTCTAAATACACGTCTTCAGCATCTTCTCCCATAACACATGCTTATGAAGGAATAAACCAAGCCAATATATTGATCGGAAGCTCTGGGAGTTCGACTAAGATATATGCACTATGTATGGCATCATTTGCCATCACTTTAGGGAGTGATAAAACAGCCACAATTGGTGAGACTGTTGTGCTAAAAGAAGGTGTCACCAATAGGCCAAATGTGACCTATTTATGGTCAACAGGCGCAACGACCCAGACGATTAGCGTAACCGAAGGAGGTACGTATAGCCTCACAGTTTATAGTGAATACGGCTGTCCTGTATCAGACGAAATCAATGTGACATTCGTAGCAGCTCCGCCGGGCGGGCCTAAGCTCTTGGAGCCTGTGATTTCGTCTGTCGACCCAATCAGTCCGGTCATTCAATTTAGTTGGAAGAATGACGATCCTGATGCAGTCGATCATGTACTCGCATACGACCCAAACTGGAATCCCAATCCAGGCACTTACATTATAGCCTATAATGGCCCCAATACTTCGTATGATTTCGAAATATCAGCGCTCGCTGATTCTGAATATGATTTGGCCTTTTGGTCAGAAAATAGCGATAACGTAGGGTCTTCTCTTCAAAAAATGACATTGAATGCGTGCTCAGATTATGACATGAGTACGTTAGGGACTTACCTAAGTGAGTCTTCCTTGAACGGTCCTTCGGAGGTAACTGATGAGGGAGGAACGTTCACTTATTATCTCGGCGGATCTCATGGTCCAGATCTTGCAGGCTCCTTTTTTGATTGGGATTTACCAGAAGGATGGGAGCTTGATAGTTACAATGAAACACAAATCACAGTTGCTGTGCCCGCCGATGCTAATAGCGGACAGGTAGGTGTTCGCATTGTAAACCCATGCTCAGGCGAAGCTACATCTTACCTCACCAGAGAAGTATACATCATCAAAGATCAAACGATTGATTTTCCTGAGCCTGATGCTAGGCAAGTAGGAGCTGCACCATTTGATTTGGGAGCTACTGCTTCTTCTGGCTTAGCGGTGACTTATGACGCCAGTCCCACCGATATTTTGGAGATCAGCAATGGAATAGCTACTGCGCTAAAGGCCGGAACGGTAACCGTAACGGCCAGTCAGGCAGGTAATTCAGAATGGAACGCTGCACCGCAGGTGCAACAAACCTTGACAGTATCTAAAGGGGATGACGTCATTACATTCAATGAGTTGGACAATGTGGTCTGGAATGCTGATAATTTTGACCTGGATGACCTGGCCTCATCCAAAAGTGGAAGACAAATCACATGGGCAGGAACTGACGATCAAATTGCTATGATTTTGTCACTCGGGAGTGTGGATCCGAAGAAACCCGGCGCAATCACCATCACAGCTAGTCTGGCAGGTAATGACGACTGGAACGCCGCACCAAGTGTACAACAAACACTAACAGTAGAAAAAGCGAATCAAACGATTACTTTCTTGCCGTTTCCAGGGACTACAACTGATGATGAAGAGCTTTACTTCAGCGAGTACATTAGCATTACTTCTGGCTTGGTGACAACAAAACACAGTTCGAACACTTCCGTAGCAACCGTCGATGGAGGTGCTCTAACTATTCAAGGAGCAGGAACTACAATCATTACTGCATCTCAAGCAGGAAATGAATTTTACAATGCGGCGGAAAATCAGCAACAAACTTTAACGGTGACTCAGGTTTCTAATATAGCCTTTACTGAAGGCTCACCGACCATTTCGCATTACCATTCAGGCATTTACAGATTGGCTCTAGAGACCACAGATGATGGGTATGTTTATTACATCGTGGAGCCGAGTGGAGGAACTGCTCCAACCGCAGCACAGATCCAATCCGGACGAAATGCTGATGGCGATGTGGTGTTCAGGTCGGATGCGGATGAGATTTTCGCAGGATCGGAAACAACACTAGACATTTACGGATTGGAAGAAAGTACAGCTTATGACGTGTATTTGGTTTTGGAATCAGCGGACAATGAATTGCAACCTTCGGTCACCAAGCTCAGCCTTACCACTGAGACCCTTTCCAGTCTGGCTTGGAGTGCGGGCTATCCTCAGTTCGAGTATTTCTGCTGCGATACATACAGACTTCTTTTGCAGCTTACAGAAAATGGGAATGTATACTATGTGGTAGAACCAGAGGGTAGCGATGAACCCACAGCGGAGCAGATACAAAATGGAAACAATGCCAGTGGTTCGAGTGCCTTCAAAAGTGGGTCTGCCTATTCTCTAGTGGCTGGAGAAGAATATAGTCAAGCGCAAATCAGTGGTTTGTCAGAATCTACAGCTTATGACATCTACCTAGTAGTGGCGGATGAGGAATACAATGTTTCTCCGAACGTGACCAAAATGGAGGTGATGACAGGAGACTACAGTGCACCAGAGTGGAGCGAGGGATACCCTCAAATGGGTACTATCTCTTCTTTGGAGGCGAATGTAGCTATCGACTTAGAGGAAGAAACTGGTATGGTTTATTATGCGGTTTTTAGGAGTAGCAGCACAACTCACTTTCCAGCGAATTTGAAAAACGGAAGCAATTATCAAGCCCTTGACGAAGGTTCTGTTTCCGCAAGTGCACCAAACTTTACACTGAGCAACCTGAGTGAAGGGACAGACTATGACGTATGGCTAGTGGCTGAGGATGCAAGTGAAAACCTACAATCAACTGCTACCAAAATAGATTTCACAACTATAGATGATATCCATCCCGTTTTTGACGAGGGGTACCCTGAGCTATCATCGATCAATGAAACAGCAATAGAAATTCAGGCACGGCTCGATGAGCAAGTAACAATCTATGCTGTGGCACAAATCAGCGGAAACCCAACGCCAACGGCCGCACAGGTAGTAGCAGGCGAGGACTATCAAGGACAACCAGCAGCAGGAGCAGTCAACTCAGAAGGTGATGCGCTAGGCACCCATGTATTCGTGGAAATCACGGAACTTACGAGCCAAGTGGCCTATGATATTTTTGTAGTGGCAAAAGACCCTCATAGCAATACCACAGACCCTGTGAAACTCACTGCCACCACTTCCGATCAAACTGCTCCCATCGTTACACCAACATATCTGACCCAAATAGAAGTAACGGAAACTACCGCCACCTTCTCTTTTTCTCTAAACGAAGCTGGCACCTTCTACTACGTTCTAGATCCAAACGATGGCTCTACTCCTAGCCCAACACAAGTGATGAATGGGCAAATTGGTTCGGGAGAATCTGCACCTAGCTCGGAAAATATTGTGGTTCTGGCAGATCAAACTTACGAATTCGAATTGACAGGATTGACTGCAGCAAGTGAATATGAAGTGTACTTCGTTGCGAAAGATGAAAATGACAATGTCAGCGAGTATACTTACTCCTCGTACTTTGAAACATCGGACAGCACACCCCCTGTTTTTACAAGTACACCTGAAATCACTGCTGTTTCTAAAATGGAGATCTCACTCACGGCAAATATTAATGAATACGGATCGGTTCATGCAGCCATTATAACCGAAGAAGCACCCATTCCATCCGTTGCGGATCTGGCCAATCAAAACATAGATGGCGCCATATATCAAGGATCGTCTTCTCCAGAATATATTTCCATTTTCGCAACACTAGAATTAGGTATCACTTATCAACTCGTACTAGTAGCAGAGGATGAAAGCGGAAATTTACAAGAAACCGTAACCGTGTTGGACTTCACAGTGCCAGACGATAGAATTGATCAAGTCATTACGTTTGAATTGGCAAGTGAGGCCACTGTTGGAGATCCAAACCTTCCACTAAATGCTAGCAATAACTCTGGAATGGACATCTACTTCAAAAGCTCAGACGAAGATATCGCAATCATAGTCACGACTCAAGAAGGTATGCAAATACAAATAATCGGAGGAGGTACAGTAGAAATCACTGCTTATAATGAAGGTGACTTGACTCACAAACCAGGAGAGGCTTCGAAACTCTTAACCGTAGCTAAGCTAGAGCAAACCATAAATTTCACAACAATAGGCGATAAAGCCCTCGAAGACTCACCCATTGCCTTACAAGCATCTGCAAGCTCTAACCTCACGGTAGAATTTGTACTGCTCGAAGGTAATGGTGTGATCTCGGGAAATGAGCTAACCATAAATGAAACTGGCCTATTCAAAGTAGAAGCCATACAAACAGGAAACAATCAATACGATGCCGCACTATCTGTCATCCAAATTTTTGAAGTAGCTGCTCCTCCTGTCACAGCGGTAGCTCACGAGCTACTCAACCATGTACGCATCTATCCTGTTCCTTTTACCTCGTCATTTAGCATAGCACTTCCTGATCAGATCGAAGGACAATATAAATTGACGATCAACAGTCTAAATGGTACAAGAGTCTATCAAGCAGAATTAAATAGCAACGAACTCAGACATGAGGTCACCGAATTGAGTCAAATCCCAAGTGGGATATACTTAGTCCAGCTCTCACAAAACAATCAAGTGAAAACTTACAAACTGATAAAAAGCAATGAGTAG
- the rfbD gene encoding dTDP-4-dehydrorhamnose reductase: MKKTLITGSNGLLGQKLVKLLLDEGVDIVATSRGDNRIDYLATPFEYCELDITDAAQVEEVMHKYRPDVVIHTAAMTNVDQCEHEQEACHELNVAAVGYLVKACEAHQAFLIHLSTDFIFDGEAGPYKEDDEANPISYYGESKREAEQLVQAAQCDWAILRTVLVYGITPGMSRSNIILWVKENLEKGKPLNIVDDQWRTPTLAEDLAMGCYLVAKQKATGIFNISGEEMLTPYDMAMKTADYFQLDASVITKVDASTFSQPAKRPPKTGFVLDKAKKTLGYQPHSFEEGIRILDEQVKTVG; the protein is encoded by the coding sequence ATGAAAAAAACGTTAATCACTGGTTCGAATGGCTTGCTCGGACAAAAACTGGTCAAGCTCCTGTTGGACGAAGGGGTGGACATCGTGGCGACCTCTCGTGGGGACAATCGGATCGATTATTTAGCGACGCCTTTTGAATATTGTGAACTTGACATCACGGATGCTGCACAGGTGGAGGAGGTCATGCACAAGTATCGGCCCGACGTGGTAATCCACACGGCAGCAATGACCAATGTGGATCAGTGCGAGCATGAGCAGGAGGCTTGTCATGAACTGAATGTCGCCGCAGTAGGGTATTTAGTGAAAGCTTGTGAAGCCCACCAAGCTTTTTTGATACACCTGTCTACAGACTTTATTTTCGACGGCGAAGCAGGGCCATACAAAGAAGACGATGAGGCAAATCCGATCAGCTACTATGGAGAGAGTAAAAGAGAGGCAGAGCAGTTGGTACAAGCAGCCCAGTGCGACTGGGCTATCTTGCGTACGGTACTGGTCTATGGTATCACACCAGGTATGAGTCGTTCCAATATCATTCTTTGGGTAAAAGAAAATTTGGAAAAAGGCAAGCCACTCAATATTGTAGACGACCAGTGGCGTACACCCACTCTGGCCGAAGACTTGGCCATGGGCTGTTACTTGGTAGCCAAGCAAAAGGCAACTGGAATATTCAATATCTCTGGCGAAGAGATGCTTACGCCTTATGACATGGCCATGAAAACGGCAGACTATTTTCAGCTCGATGCCTCAGTTATTACCAAAGTCGATGCAAGTACTTTTTCTCAGCCTGCCAAGCGGCCACCCAAAACGGGCTTTGTGCTCGACAAAGCAAAAAAAACCTTGGGCTATCAACCACACAGTTTCGAAGAAGGCATCCGAATTTTGGATGAGCAGGTGAAGACCGTAGGATGA
- a CDS encoding ion transporter, with the protein MDTEEYRKSPGFQNLLLILSIYVVVELYLDTILDYPENVKEALSWIDFGICMLFLFDFFNGFFRSKNKWRYFKNNWIDLISSIPTIEALRMGRIVRVIRILRVLRSAKYIFNAFSKKNSFNTFRNLMLISGMIILFFTLSFYHLERNANPHITSMSDSLWWTTVTTITVGFLQDIPPVTVEGKFLSVALILLGMIMFSTLTGTITDYFIEDEDIQVNINELKAKVESLEGKIDQMTNKIDQLNKS; encoded by the coding sequence ATGGATACCGAAGAATACCGGAAGTCCCCTGGATTTCAAAACTTACTACTTATACTTTCTATATATGTAGTAGTAGAGCTCTATCTAGACACTATTCTAGATTATCCAGAAAACGTCAAAGAAGCATTGTCGTGGATCGACTTTGGCATTTGCATGCTTTTTCTTTTCGATTTTTTTAATGGTTTTTTCCGATCCAAAAACAAATGGAGATATTTTAAAAACAACTGGATAGACCTAATATCCTCGATCCCAACCATAGAGGCACTCCGCATGGGACGCATCGTACGTGTGATCAGGATATTGCGTGTATTGCGCTCCGCCAAGTATATTTTTAACGCCTTTAGTAAAAAGAATTCATTCAATACTTTCAGAAATCTGATGCTCATCAGTGGCATGATTATTTTATTTTTCACCTTGAGCTTTTATCATCTGGAGCGAAATGCCAACCCTCACATCACATCTATGTCGGACAGTCTATGGTGGACCACCGTGACGACAATCACCGTGGGTTTTTTGCAAGACATCCCTCCTGTGACCGTAGAAGGCAAGTTTTTGAGCGTGGCATTGATCCTGCTGGGGATGATTATGTTTTCGACACTTACAGGTACGATCACAGATTATTTCATCGAGGATGAAGACATTCAGGTCAACATTAACGAACTCAAAGCGAAGGTAGAGTCCTTGGAAGGTAAGATAGATCAGATGACCAATAAGATTGATCAGTTGAATAAGTCCTGA
- a CDS encoding arylamine N-acetyltransferase family protein yields the protein MAISNPIQNTPKLPSFDVDHYLLRINCPKEHTPSFKYLKQLHKAHLLHIPFENLDIHMHNEIILDIHKMYRKIILRNRGGFCYELNGLFYHLLKQLGFECHLISAKVYKGNDLGPAFDHAAILVYFADQVYLADVGFGHSFLEPKQLTPGLVQMDYNSYYKIDRTIDDEYILLGSDNSFDYEAKYLFTKETRQFVEFIDMCQYHQTNKNSHFTKKKLITQATPQGRVTLTDDKLITIIAGKKEERPILNQDEFLVKLDQHFGIKLVRKR from the coding sequence TTGGCCATATCAAACCCCATACAAAACACACCAAAGTTGCCTTCATTTGATGTGGATCATTATCTCTTACGGATCAATTGCCCAAAAGAGCATACACCATCTTTCAAATACCTGAAGCAACTACACAAGGCGCATTTACTTCACATTCCATTTGAAAACTTGGACATCCATATGCACAATGAGATCATACTGGACATTCATAAAATGTATCGCAAAATCATTCTCAGAAATAGAGGCGGCTTTTGCTACGAACTCAACGGTCTTTTTTATCATTTACTCAAGCAATTGGGTTTTGAGTGTCATCTTATATCTGCAAAGGTTTATAAGGGCAATGATCTAGGGCCAGCATTTGATCATGCAGCTATTTTAGTCTATTTCGCAGATCAAGTCTACCTCGCAGATGTCGGATTTGGACATTCCTTTCTTGAACCCAAGCAACTCACTCCAGGTCTTGTGCAAATGGACTACAACAGCTACTACAAAATAGACCGTACGATAGATGATGAATATATCCTCCTTGGCTCAGACAATTCATTTGACTACGAAGCCAAATACCTGTTTACGAAAGAAACACGGCAATTCGTCGAATTTATTGATATGTGCCAGTATCATCAAACCAACAAAAACTCTCATTTCACAAAGAAAAAGCTCATCACACAAGCCACTCCGCAAGGTAGAGTCACGCTTACGGACGACAAATTGATCACCATCATTGCGGGTAAAAAAGAGGAGCGACCCATCCTAAACCAGGATGAATTTTTGGTAAAACTCGACCAGCATTTTGGTATAAAATTAGTCCGAAAGCGTTAA
- a CDS encoding FAD-binding and (Fe-S)-binding domain-containing protein: MERALKGLAKKLEGELFLDETLRKLYATDASAYQEMPLAVAMPKSKQDLLTLIEFANANDTSLIPRTAGTSLAGQVVGSGIVVDVSKNFSKVLEVNQKENWVSVQPGVIRDDLNRHLKPYGLFFGPETSTANRAMIGGMVGNNSCGSNSVVYGSTRDHLLEVTGYLSDGSEVTFGSLTANEFEAKLKLDTLEGEVYRNVKDLLSAEETRAEIEREFPKPSIARRNTGYAVDLLAINQPFNESGELFNFCKLIAGSEGTLMFITEIKVATIPVPPKDKALVCIHCEDVNESLIANLVALKYEPHACELIDHYILECTKENIEQQKNRFFVQGDPGAILVVELAAANEEALDNQVLDLIAELKKEKLGYHYPVLKGGDVGKVWTLRKAGLGLLANIPGDAKAQPVIEDTAVDVNDLPAYIREFNETLKKYDMSCVHYAHAGSGELHLRPILNLKTEEGHKMFRVVAEEISKLVKKYKGSLSGEHGDGRLRGEFIKEQIGENNYQLLKDLKKAWDPKGIFNPGKITDAPPMDTALRYTADQPDDEIKTYFNWDKNKGVLRSAELCNGSGDCRKSAGSGGTMCPSFMATRNEKDTTRARANILRDILTHSDKANKFDSEEIKEVLDLCLSCKGCKSECPSNVDMARLKAEFQQNYYDANGMPLKSRMMGEFASSMKIASKVPALYNFIFGNKFTGNIGKAIMGVHSDRSMPPVSTRTLSSWYEQKKSKLLSRNAEKKVYFFCDEFTNYLDGEIGIKAVKLLDKLGYKVIIPEHKESGRALISKGMVKKAKIIADKNVELLADIVSNEIPLVGIEPSTILTIRDEYPDLVNDRWREKAKALAEASLTIEEFLTREFRRGNIKKEKFSREHKDIKVHGHCHQKALSSVLTLKDTLSIPENYKVEMIQSGCCGMAGSFGYEKEHYDVSMKVGELVLFPTVRKSRPDTVIAAPGTSCRHQIKDGTGKIAKHPVEVLWDALV; this comes from the coding sequence ATGGAACGTGCACTTAAAGGATTGGCGAAGAAGCTCGAAGGAGAGCTATTTTTGGATGAAACATTGCGAAAGCTCTACGCTACGGATGCCTCTGCATATCAGGAAATGCCATTGGCAGTAGCCATGCCTAAGTCCAAGCAGGATTTGCTGACACTCATCGAGTTTGCTAATGCCAATGATACCTCCCTTATCCCAAGGACTGCGGGAACCTCCCTTGCGGGTCAGGTGGTCGGTAGTGGTATCGTGGTGGATGTATCCAAAAACTTTTCTAAAGTTTTAGAAGTTAATCAAAAAGAAAACTGGGTAAGTGTACAGCCTGGAGTCATCCGCGACGACCTCAATAGGCACCTTAAACCGTATGGACTGTTTTTTGGGCCAGAGACCTCTACGGCTAACCGAGCCATGATCGGTGGTATGGTGGGCAACAATTCATGTGGGTCCAACTCTGTAGTCTATGGCAGTACCCGCGATCACTTGCTCGAAGTCACAGGTTATCTATCAGACGGGAGTGAGGTCACATTTGGTAGTCTTACGGCTAATGAATTCGAAGCAAAGCTAAAGTTAGATACGCTCGAAGGTGAGGTGTATCGAAATGTAAAAGATTTACTTTCTGCCGAAGAAACCCGAGCGGAGATCGAAAGAGAGTTTCCCAAACCATCGATAGCAAGAAGAAATACCGGCTATGCGGTAGATTTATTGGCAATTAATCAGCCATTTAACGAAAGTGGAGAACTATTTAATTTTTGTAAACTGATTGCTGGATCTGAGGGTACACTCATGTTTATCACAGAGATCAAAGTGGCTACGATTCCTGTACCACCTAAAGACAAGGCCCTTGTTTGTATCCATTGCGAAGATGTAAACGAGTCTTTGATCGCCAATTTGGTAGCACTTAAATATGAGCCACATGCTTGTGAGCTGATCGATCACTACATCTTGGAATGTACCAAAGAAAACATCGAGCAGCAGAAAAATAGATTTTTTGTACAAGGAGACCCAGGGGCAATCCTAGTGGTAGAGCTCGCCGCGGCCAACGAAGAAGCGCTCGACAATCAAGTGCTAGATTTGATAGCTGAACTCAAGAAAGAAAAACTGGGCTATCACTACCCCGTACTCAAAGGAGGTGATGTGGGCAAAGTATGGACCTTGCGAAAAGCAGGTTTGGGGCTGTTGGCCAATATACCAGGCGATGCTAAAGCCCAACCAGTAATAGAAGATACGGCAGTGGACGTAAACGACCTGCCAGCCTACATTCGTGAGTTTAATGAGACGTTAAAAAAATATGATATGAGCTGTGTGCACTATGCACATGCAGGCTCTGGCGAATTGCATCTTCGTCCTATTCTTAATCTGAAGACCGAAGAAGGCCACAAAATGTTTAGAGTAGTGGCCGAGGAGATATCTAAGCTGGTCAAAAAATACAAAGGATCACTAAGTGGTGAGCACGGCGACGGTCGCCTTCGTGGGGAGTTTATCAAAGAGCAAATAGGGGAAAATAATTACCAATTGCTCAAGGACTTGAAAAAGGCTTGGGACCCTAAAGGAATCTTTAACCCAGGCAAGATCACCGACGCGCCACCGATGGATACGGCCTTGCGATATACTGCTGATCAGCCAGATGACGAAATCAAGACTTATTTCAATTGGGACAAGAATAAGGGGGTGCTACGTTCTGCAGAGTTGTGCAATGGCTCTGGAGATTGTAGAAAATCTGCCGGTAGTGGGGGGACGATGTGCCCGAGTTTTATGGCCACCAGAAATGAGAAGGACACCACACGTGCTCGAGCCAATATCTTACGCGATATTCTCACGCATTCCGACAAGGCCAATAAATTTGATAGTGAAGAAATCAAGGAAGTACTAGACTTATGCCTATCGTGCAAGGGCTGTAAGTCTGAGTGCCCGTCTAACGTAGACATGGCTCGTCTCAAGGCTGAATTTCAGCAGAACTACTATGATGCTAACGGTATGCCGCTGAAAAGCCGTATGATGGGCGAGTTTGCATCCAGCATGAAAATAGCCTCCAAGGTGCCTGCGCTATACAATTTTATATTTGGCAATAAATTTACTGGCAATATTGGCAAGGCCATTATGGGCGTGCATTCAGACCGCTCGATGCCTCCTGTCTCTACTCGTACATTGAGCAGCTGGTATGAGCAGAAGAAGAGTAAGTTGCTGAGTAGAAATGCAGAGAAGAAGGTATATTTTTTCTGTGATGAATTTACTAATTATCTGGATGGAGAGATTGGTATCAAAGCGGTGAAGCTATTGGATAAGTTGGGCTATAAGGTGATTATTCCTGAGCACAAGGAGTCTGGCCGTGCGCTTATTTCGAAAGGAATGGTGAAGAAGGCCAAAATCATTGCTGACAAAAATGTAGAACTTCTAGCTGATATAGTCTCTAACGAAATTCCGCTAGTGGGTATCGAGCCTTCTACGATTTTGACGATCCGGGATGAATATCCAGACTTGGTCAATGACCGATGGAGAGAAAAAGCAAAAGCATTGGCGGAAGCTTCGTTGACGATCGAAGAATTTTTGACTAGGGAATTCCGAAGAGGAAATATTAAAAAGGAAAAATTCTCACGAGAGCACAAAGACATCAAAGTTCACGGACATTGTCATCAGAAGGCATTGTCTTCTGTGCTGACGCTCAAGGATACGCTGTCCATTCCTGAAAACTATAAAGTGGAGATGATCCAGTCGGGCTGCTGTGGGATGGCGGGGTCATTTGGCTACGAAAAGGAACACTATGATGTGTCTATGAAAGTAGGGGAATTGGTGCTGTTTCCGACTGTGCGCAAGTCCAGACCTGATACGGTCATTGCAGCACCTGGTACCAGCTGTCGTCATCAGATCAAAGACGGTACAGGCAAGATTGCCAAACACCCTGTAGAGGTGCTTTGGGACGCTTTGGTTTAA